TATCACGCGAAGAGTAGGCCTCGTTTTTAGGCGAATTGTGTATTGTCGGGCACATGCTTTCGTGCACCTTAGCTACGCATGAAGCGGTATTAGCATTGAGTTTCCATTCGCTTGCTTGCCGCAGCGGGCCCAAACAAGGCATGGCTCACGGTTGCGGAGAGTGAAGAGGCGGGACCTTCAAGCGTGCCCGATGGAGAAATGAAGCTCGGTTTCAGCCTGAACTCTTTCCGGCTGGGGAAGGTTGACGGAGAATGGCGGTTGCTTCTCTAATGACGGTATGTCTAGTTTCGCCGAACTGAATGTCCGCGTCATCCCGAATGCTTCCCGTGACGAAGTCGTGGGCTGGTACGGCGAGGCTTTGAAGTTGAAGACCGCGACACCGCCGGAAGCGGGCAAGGCCAACAAGGCGATCTGCGCACTGCTGGAGAAGCACTTGAAGCTCCCCAAGCGTTCGGTGTCGGTGGTTCGTGGGCAGACCAGCCAAAGCAAGACCCTGCGAATCGAAGGGCTGGATCCGGCGGCGTTGAGGGAACGGCTGCCGCAGTAGCCATTCAGGTCTTCTGTCTGCCCGCTGTCCTAGAAGCTGTAATTCAGCGAGAAGGCCACGGCTTGGCTGTCCAGGTCCCAGTCACCATCCACGGCTCCGAAGGGGTGGACTTCCGCGTTGTCCACCGAGCGGTCGCTGGCGATGGCATATTGATAAGTCAGTTGCCAGGTGAACTGGCCGACCTCGCCTCCGACACCGAGGGCGAAGAAGTGACGGTCGGAGTCCGGCACGATGGGGAGAAACTCCTGGTCGGGCACGGCATTTTCCACGTAGGTATAGCCCGCGCTCAGGTGCCAGCCATTGTCAAAGAAGCGGGTGGCGCCCAATTCCCAGATGAAGGATGACTCCCAGTTGAGGTTGTAGGCCGCGCCGGGGATGTCGTCCAGTTTGAGCT
This window of the Coraliomargarita parva genome carries:
- a CDS encoding DUF167 domain-containing protein, which encodes MSSFAELNVRVIPNASRDEVVGWYGEALKLKTATPPEAGKANKAICALLEKHLKLPKRSVSVVRGQTSQSKTLRIEGLDPAALRERLPQ